A portion of the Candidatus Cloacimonadota bacterium genome contains these proteins:
- a CDS encoding succinyl-CoA--3-ketoacid-CoA transferase has protein sequence RVSLIITDMAVMEVTPEGLLLKEVSEDFTVEDVVKATEADLIIADNLK, from the coding sequence CGTGTGAGCCTGATTATCACAGATATGGCTGTGATGGAGGTGACCCCTGAAGGCCTGCTGCTAAAAGAAGTTAGCGAAGACTTCACGGTGGAGGATGTGGTGAAAGCAACTGAAGCTGACCTCATCATCGCCGACAACCTGAAATAA